In Leuconostoc kimchii IMSNU 11154, the DNA window TACGTGATGATTTAGTGATTAGTCACCGAATTTTACCACAAGTAGCAGCCTTAGTTAATATTGATAATTTAATGGCTTTTTTGGAAACAACGTTTGCCCAACAAATCATAAAACATGTTGATACACTACGTCGAGAGGCAACATTTGCGATGATTATACCTGCTAATCAAATTTATAAAAACGTGATTGATGATGAACCAGTGCTAGTTCATGGTATTATTGATGGGTACTTTATTGATGAAACGACTAAAATGATTACCATTTTTGATTATAAAACAGATTTTATTCGTCATGATCGCATTGATGAAGATTTGAAAAAATTGGCAGCACGATATAAGGGGCAATTACGTTTGTATCAGCGGGCTTTGCAGCAAGAATACCCTGAGTATATATGCCACACACCGCAGCTCATCTCATTAAGCATTGGCCGTGTTGTCGATATAGCATTAGCTTAATCTGATATGTCATGTAATAGATGACATATGTTTGTTATTATAAGCAACATCTATGCATAGAATAGTGTAAAATAGAGCCATGATAATATCTTTTAAACAACAATTCAAACAAGCGCCGATAACGGTTAGCATTTTAACATTAACTGTGCTTATTTTCATTCTAGAACTTGTTATCGGGGGCGGACAAACCGATGATGGTCAATTACTCGTGGTACTAGGTGCTAAATGGGGGCCATATATTAAGTTGCATCATGACTATTGGCGGCTAGTCACACCATTGTTTTTACATGCTGGTTTTATGCATGTTTTTACTAATATGTTGACATTATGGTTTATTGGGCCACTTGTAGAATCATCATTTGGTAGTCGTAAATTTCTTATTTTATATTTGTTTAGTGGTGTAATTGGTAATATTTTCTCGTATCTATTTGCGCCATTGACGGTTTCTGTGGGTGCATCTTCTGCACTCTTTGGACTGTTTGGTGGTATGATTTTGTATGCCATACAATTTAAAGATGATCCACGCATTCGATCTCAAGGAACTGTGATGATCATGTTTGTTGCTTTAAATTTAGTGACAGGTTTTGCGACTACAGGTATCGATATGTGGGGACATATCGGTGGTTTAGTAGGTGGTATGATTTTTACGATTATCGTTGGGTTTTATGGTCGTTCGGGTAAATATCCATTGATGATGCGTATAACAATGATTTTTGTAACTATCATTATTTTAATACTAATGGTTATTTCGAAAGGTGGTGTGGCATGAAAAACTTCTATGATATATTAACTTTTTTAAAGTCTTTTGGTGTCTATATTCATGTTGGTAAGCGCTTATGGGATATTGAAATGGCGGCTTTAGAAGTTGATAACTTACATCATGCTGATGTGATTAATGATAAAGAGTATGCAACGATGAAGCTGATATTGGCGCATGAACATCACTTAGAGGAAGCGCAACCAAGCGATTAAATTTAAGGAATTGAATCGGTTACTGAAAAGCATGAAAACGCTTGCAAATTGCAAGCGTTTTCTGTTAGAATGAGTGGGTAATCAATTTTGAGGAGGAATGATGTTTGGTTCGAATTGACCAAGCATTAACTAACATGGCTAAAGATAAATTAATTGGTGTTGACCTTGGCGGTACGACGATCAAATTCGCTATTTTAACTGAAGATGGTGAAATTCAGCAGAAGTGGTCGATTAAAACAAATATATTTGATCAAGGGGCACATATTGTGCCAGATATTATTGATTCAATTAATCATCATCTTGATTTGTACCAACTTGATGCAGAACGTATTATTGGTATTGGCATGGGGACACCGGGAACTGTAAACCGTCAAACTGGTACGGTAACAGGTGCATTCAATTTAAATTGGAAAACAGAACAAGCGGTTAAAGCAGATATTGAAGCAGGCACAGGATTTACGCTGACAATTGATAATGATGCCAATGCAGCTGCATTGGGAGAAGCATGGCGCGGTGCAGGTAACAACGATGGTGAAGTCTCATTCATCACGCTTGGTACTGGCGTTGGTGGTGGCTTAGTTGCCAATGGTGAGCTAATTCACGGTACAGCTGGTGCAGGTGGTGAAGTTGGGCATGTTATTGTCGAACCAAACGGTTATTTGTGCACATGTGGTAATCGCGGTTGTTTAGAACAATATACTTCAGCCACAGGCGTTGTTCATTTGGCACAAGATTTTGCTGAAGAATATGTTGGCTCATCTAAACTTAAAGAATTAATTTCTAATGGTGAAGAAGTGACTTCAAAAATCGTATTTGATTTGGCAAAAAATGGTGATTTTCTAGCCAATGAGGTGGTGAATAAAGTTGCTTATTATTTGGGCTACGCAACGGCGGCCATGGCTAATATTCTCAACCCTTCAGCTATTGTTATTGGTGGTGGTGTTGCGGCAGCTGGTGAATTTTTGCGCGCGCGTGTCGAAAAAAATTGGCAGATGTTCGCTTTTCCAACAGTGCGTCAAAGTACACGTGTAAAATTAGCTGAGTTAGGCAATGATGCGGGTGTCATTGGTGCTGCTTCATTGGCTCGTGTCTAAATTTAGAATGTATAATTTTGCGACCAACTGGTTGCTTTTTTTATACACTTTTTAATAAATAGCACGTTAGCGTCTAAAAAAAGGTATAATGGAAGGTAATTGTTATTTAAATTTTAAACTAAAATCAATATTTTTATAGAAAGAAGAAACAATATGATTACTTTAAAGTCACCACGAGAAATTGAAGCCATGCGACAATCAGGTGCAATTATTGCAGGTATGCACCATATGCTACGTGATTTAATTAAGCCGGGTATTGACACTTGGGAAATTGAAACAAAGTCACGTGAATATATTGAAAGTCATGGTGGTGTGGCCTTACAAGTTGGTTTTGAAGGCTTTAAATATGCGACAACTATTAGCGTGAATAATGAAGTTGCGCATGGTTTGCCTCGTAAAGGCCTACACTTAAAATCAGGTGATTTAGTTAAAGTTGACACAGTTGTTGGTCTCAATGGTGCTGTGTCAGACTCTGCTTGGTCGTACGCTGTCGGGCAGGTATCACCAGAAATAGAGAAGTTAATGGCTGTTACAAAAAAGTCGATGTACTTAGGCATTGATCAGGCTGTTATTGGTAATCGTATCGGCGATATTGGTCATGCAATTCAACAATACACGGAAGTTGAACATCATTATGGTGATGTCCGTCAGTACATTGGGCATGGTGTTGGGCCAACTATGCATGAAGAACCACAAGTGCCACATTATGGCAAACCAGGACATGGTATTCGCTTACGTGAGGGCATGGTTATTACGATTGAACCAATGATTAATATTGGTGGTTGGGAAGTAGATACTGATCAAACCGAGGAAGATGGTTGGACAGTAACAACAACTGATGGTTCATGGTCAGCACAGTACGAACATACATTAGCAATCACAAAAGACGGTCCCAAAATTTTAACGAGTCAAGATCCAGAATTTGATGCACAATATTTGTAAAAGCGAGTAAGAAATTTGAAAATCAAGCCAAAACATAAATCATATTTGATAGCCAAACGTATTATTGATGTGGTTTTTGCGTTACTTGGATTAATTATACTGTCACCAATATTTTTGATTGTTTTTATACTGTTAAAAATAGATAGTCCAAAATCGCCAGCACTGTTTGAACAACGACGGATTGGTCGATACGGCAAACCATTTAATATTTATAAATTTCGATCTATGGTGCCAAATGCTGAAGAAATTTTGAAGGCTGATACTGTTTTGTATCAAAAGTACGTTGCAAGTGGTTATAAATTACCAACAAAGGAAGATCCGCGCATTACAAAGTTAGGATCTTTTTTACGCCGCTCAACAATTGATGAATTACCACAATTTTGGAATATGTTAGTTGGCGATATGAGCCTGGTTGGCCCTCGGCCTATTGTAGCTGAAGAGTTAAAAGAATACGGTGACAACATTGACCTTTTCCTTTCAGTTCGTCCAGGCGCACTAGGTCTATGGCAGGCAAGTGGACGTTCATTAATTGAGTATCCAGAGCGTACACAAATAGAGTTAGAGTATGTTGCAAATGCTGGTTTCTTTTATGATATTAGCATTGTATTTAGAAATGTTATTGCAATATTCAAATCAGAAGGTGCTTATTAAATTGGTACAATAATTATGGTAGAAAAAATTCAAATTTTGGTCGCGGCTCATAAACAAGTGCCCATGCCAACACAAAGCATATATGTACCAACACAAGTTGGTGCAGCATTGTCAGCTGAACATTTTGACGGCTTTGTTCAAGATAATACAGGACGCAATATTTCTAGTAAAAATCCATATTTTAACGAACTTACAGCGTTATACTGGGCGCGTTATAATAGTGACGCCGAGGTTATTGGTTTGGTCCATTACCGGCGTTTTTTCTCGTTTTCAAGGCAAAAAAATAGTGCTAAAATTTTAGATGAGTCAACAATACGTGCCTTATTATCACAAAAAAGTGTCATTGTGCCTAAAAAAAGACGTTATTGGATTGAGAGTAGTGAATCACACTATCGTCATGCACATCATGGTGTCGCACTAGACGTTTTACGTGAGGTTATTGCTACTAAGCAACCAGACTACTTAACAGCTTATGATTACAATATGGCACAAACTTGGGCACATATGTTTAATATGTTTATTATGCCTCGTGCTGAGTATAATGATTATATTGACTGGTTGTTTGATATTTTGTTTGCAGTCGAGCAGAAAATACAGTCGGATGTTGTCGATTGGGATGCTTATGAAAAACGTGTTTATGGTTTTTTAAGTGAACGATTACTTGATGTTTGGTTAGAAAAGAATCATATCAGTTATATTGAAGTACCTGTTGTTTTTATGGAGAAGCAAAATTGGCTATTAAAGGGTGGTAAGTTTTTAGCCAGAAAAATTGGATTTGGACGTGTTTAATAGCGTAAATGTAGATGCATTGTAGTGATAAACTAATCGCTACACGCAGTGAGTAGTAGAGTTAAACTTAATCTATAAAAATTCCCTAAGTCAGGTATAATGGAGATATGATGACAAATAAATTTAATACAAAAAATTATGATTATCTAATCGTAGGTGCTGGGCCATTTGGCATGATTTTTGCTTATGAAGCAGCCAAACGTGGTAAAAAATCTTTGATCGTTGAAAAGCGTCCCTATATTGCAGGAAATATGCATACACATACTGAACATGGTATTACAGTTCATGATTTCGGGGCCCATATTTTCCATACTGATAACAAAGAAGTATGGGATTATATTCGTCAATTCGCTGAATTCAACGGGTATCAAAACCAAGTTGTAGCAAATTATAAGGGCACATTATATAATCTGCCTTTCAACATGAATACGTTTTATCAAATGTGGGGTACAAAGACACCTGATGAAGCACAAGCTAAAATTGCCGAACAAAAGGCTTCGGCTTTAAAAGACTTGGGTAATCACGAACCACGTAACTTAGAAGAACAAGCAATTTCCCTCATTGGCACGGATATTTATGAAAAACTAATTAAGGGCTATACTGAAAAGCAATGGGGACGTCAAGCAACAGAATTACCTGCCTTTATTATCAAGCGTCTTCCCGTTCGTTTTATTTATGACAATAATTACTTTAACCATCGTTATCAAGGTATTCCGGTAGGTGGTTACACGCAAATATTTGAGCGTATGTTGGCACAGTCAGAAGGATTAGTAGATGTCATGACAGATACAGATTTTTTTGATCACAAAGAGACGTTATTGTCAGAGTTTCCACGTGTGTTGTATACAGGGATGATCGATCAGTTTTTCGATTATAAATTTGGCGAATTAGAGTACCGGTCATTGCGATTCGAACACGAAGTCATCGATTCTGATAATTATCAGGGAAATGCGGTGATTAACTATACGGATGCACAAACACCATATACACGAGTAATGGAGTGGCGACATTTTGATGGTTTGGCAAATGCTGGTAAAACGATCATTACGAAAGAGTATCCACAAGAGTGGCATCGTGAAAAAGAAGCATACTATCCAGTCAATGACGATAAGAACACGAAAATATATAAACAATATGCGCAAGAAGCACGACAAAATCACCCAGAAATTATATTTGGAGGTCGGTTAGGAAAATATCGTTATTTTGATATGGATCAAGTGCTAAACGATGTTTTGAATACTGTACGCCAAGAGTTTAATATCAGTGCTGATTTTAATTTTGCACATGATAACGTTGAATTATAAGCCCGAGGTGGGTGTACATAAGAAATAGGATCAAAAATGACAGAAAATAACCGCAACTACCCAATTGAAAAGTCAGATGTATTATCACTTGTGGTTCCGGTGCATAATGAAGAAGCAACGATTCAAACTTTTTATGAAACGGTATCTGCTTTAAAAAACAAGTTAACAGCTACAATACATTATCATTTTATTGATGATGGTTCGACAGATAGTACACTTAGTATTTTACGTGAATTAGCTCATCAAGATGAAAATGTTCATTATATTAGTTTTTCTCGTAATTTTGGTAAGGAAGCTGGGCTTTATGCTGGTTTGCAACAAACTACTGGGCAGTATGTTGCTGTGATGGATGTTGACTTACAAGATCCACCAGAATTATTACCACAGATGTTACATGAAGTTCAAAATGGGGATTACGATGCCGTAGGGACAAGGCGTGCTGACCGTGCAGGTGAAGCCAAAATACGATCATGGTTTTCAGCACAGTTTTATGTCTGGATGAATAAAATCAGTGAAACACAGTTAGTTGATGGTGCGCGTGATTATCGCGTGATGACACGTCAAATGGTTAATGCCATTTTATCAATGAGTGAGAATCAGCGGTTTAGTAAGGGCATATTTAGTTGGGTAGGTTTTAAAACAAAATACATTTCATTTGAGAATAGAGAACGTACTGCTGGTAGTACATCGTGGTCATTTTGGTCATTGTCAAAATATGCTATTGAAGGTATTGTCTCATTTTCAACGTTCCCACTAACTATCATAACTGGTCTAGGTTTTGTATCTTTTATTATTTCGCTAATGAGTGCAGCATTTATTGTGATACGTGCTTTAGTATATAATAACAGCGTTGATGGTTGGCCTTCGATGGTGACCATTATCTTATTTATTGGTGGGATACAGTTATTGAGTCTAGGGGTCATTGGTCGATATATTGCAGCAATATTTTTAGAATCAAAACATCGACCAATTTATATTACGCGAGAAGAAAAATAATTTAAAAGGATTATCAAAAATGAGAAGAGTCATTACATATGGTACTTTTGATATGTTACATTATGGGCATATCAACTTGTTGAAACGTGCTAAGGAAATGGGCGACTATTTAATTGTTGCGTTATCGACTGATGAATTTAATTGGCATGCTAAACAGAAAAAAACTTATTTTTCATATGAAAAACGTAAACAATTATTAGAAGCCATTCGTTATGTTGACTTGGTCATTCCTGAAGAATCATGGGATCAAAAAACATCTGATGTTAAGCTGTATCAAGTTGACACTTTTGTTATGGGCGACGATTGGGCAGGACAATTTGATTTTATTCAAGAAAAAACTGATGCAAAGGTTGTTTATTTAGCACGAACGCCAGAAATTTCAACGACACAAATTAAAAAAGACTTGAATACGAAAGACTTGGCAACAGATCATGAATCTAAAATCAATTAATGTATGTTGATAAGTCTAAAAAAGGCAGTTACTGTCTTTTTTATTATGATATATGATTCAGAATTTTAAAATCTGGTACCATAAAAAAGGAAGCAACATGAGTGATGTAACAGTTTCAGCTGTCATTGTGACATATAATCGCCTGTCACTATTAAAAAAGGCGATACCAAAGGTTTTAAATCAGCGCACTCACGCCTTGAAACATCTGATTATTATTAATGGTGCGAGTAATGATGGTACAAGAGAGTACCTTGATTCGCTCGTGGACAAACGTTTAATTATCATTAATTTGTCTGAAAATATTGGTGGTGCTGGCGGTTTCAATCAAGGTATACGTCAATTTTATGAAAGAACATCAGATGACTTCGTTTGGGTCATGGATGATGACTCGATGCCATCAGAAGACGCTCTGGAAAAACTATTAGCTATGTTTGAAGCTAATTCGCTGGCTGGTTGGGGCGCTAGCAAAGTAATTTGGGTTGATGGTAGTTTTTCAAGAATGAATTTTCCAGGTACCGTGACAGGTCAACGGTATCATATTTATTCAGGAGCAGAAAACTGGGTACAAATTAAAAATGCGACATTTGTGTCGACAATTTTTAAACGTGCATTGGTTCAACAAATTGGTTTACCACAAAAAGAATATTTCATTTGGGGTGACGATATGGAGTTTACACAACGTGCAGCACAACAAATGATTGGCTATTATGTGCGAGACTCAGTTGTTGTGCACGAAAGTCAATTTAATGCTAAACCTGGAGATATTGTGGGTGAAAAATTAAACGAGCGTTTACCAAGATATCTATATGAGTATCGTAATCGTATTTTGACGTCACGTCGTCGGCATAAACGATCAAAAATGTTGAAAACGCTGGCACACAGTGCACTAGATTTTTTAAGAACATTGCTATTACCAGGCGTTTCGTATCGTGGCAGAAAATTGTTAATTATTATCAAAGGGACATACCGTGGCCTGAAATTCAACCCGAAAATAGAGTATTTATCTTAAAGCAGGATGTTCCCGAAATAAAATAACTGCTTGTTTAGTTAAGTATTGCGGTGATAAACTATAATATATTAGAAGTATATGATATAGTGTCGGATAATGGCCGACTGTTTCTAGCCAACACCAATGTTGGACTATCATAAATGTTAGATCTGTCTATCGTTTATGATAGGCGGATTTTTTGTATTTTATATATAGGAGAGAAAATAAAATGTCGCATTTTTTTAAATTAGCTGAAAATAAAACGACCATTCGTCGTGAGATTATAGCTGGTATGACAACCTTTGTATCCATGGCTTATATCTTTTTTTTAAATCCACAAATTTTGGGTCAAGCTGGTATACCACAGCAAGCAGTTTTTTTGGCAGCGATTTTAGTCGCCGTGTTTGGCACGTTATTTATGGGACTATTCGCTAACGTGCCCTTTGCTCTTGCACCGGGTATTGGTATGCAAGCTTATTTTACTTACACAATTGTGTTTGGCTTTGGCTTTACTTGGCAACAAGCGCTTGCTATTGTCTTTTTGGTCGGTGTGGTCGATATCGTGATTACACTAACACATGGTCGTCGTGCCATTGTTAAGGGAATACCCACTGAATTAAAAGCTGCCATCGGTGGTGGTATTGGTATGTTTGTGACATACATCGGTCTGAAAAACGCAGGCTTTATTAATTTTATTGTGGATCCTGATAATATTAAAACACTGAATAACAAACCATTTACTGGAAAAGAAACAGATAGTATACATGCAATTTTAGCAAACGGTGGTGTCACACCAGAGTTAGCAAAATTTAATGATCCTGCTGTTTTATTAGCCTTAATTGGTTTTATTATTTTGGTTGTTTTAGTGATGCGAAAAGTACCTGGTGCGTTCTTAATCACTTTAATAGCGACAACACTTATTGGTATCCCAATGGGTGTGACTAACCCGCATATTCAACCGGGTACGTCAATTGGTTCTGCTTTTGGTTCTTTGGGACATGTATTTGGTCAAGCACTAGGAGCGAATGGGATTGGTGCGTTGTTTACTGATTGGCATCATGCCTCTTTGGCAATTATTACGATTTTTGCTATGGGTTTGACTGGCTTATTTGATGCCATTGGCACATTGATCGGCATTGGTAATCAAACTGGCATTTTTTCACAAAAAGATACACAGGCGTTTGAGTCTGATAATGGTATTAATTCAAAAATGGATCGGGCGCTTGTTGTAGATACGTTCACCACTGCATTTGCAGGTATTGCTGGAACGTCTAACACAACAACATTTATTGAGTCTGCTACAGGTGTCGCAGCAGGTGCACGCACGGGCTTAGCTAATATTGTGACAGCGATTGGTTTTGCGTCGATGATTATTTTTGCACCATTTGTTGGTGTGATACCAACAGCTGCCACGTCACCATTATTAATCTTAGTTGGTATCATGATGATGGGAGAGTTTAAAAAAGTGTCATGGCAAAACTTAGAGGTAGCCATACCTGCTTTCTTCACTTCTGTTTTCATGGCATTTTCGTATTCAATTTCGTATGGTATCGCTGCAGGATTTTTGCTTTTTATTATTGTTAAAGTAGCGTTAGGCAAGTACAAAGATATTTCACCAGTTTTGTTGATTGTATCGATATTTTTCTTAATCAATTTTATTGTACTGGCATTTATGTAATGTCCTTTTAAATTTTTTTTGCTAGCATGACAAACAAAACCGCCTAACTGGCGGTTTTTTTGATACAATAAGTATATGAAAACAGGAACAGTAAAAATTTGGCAAAAAGAACGTGGCTATGGCTACATTACTCCCGATGAAGGTGGCGAAGACGTCTTTGTACACTTTAATGGTATAGATATGGACGGCTTCAAATCGCTCAATCAAGGTGAAAAAGTGACTTATCAACTAGTACAAGGTTACAAGAACTATCAAGCGGCTCAAGTGCAGCCAGTTATGAAAAAAGCGTCAGAAATATAATGGCAGAACGCGAGCAAGTGACGAATTCAAACATTGTATATGAAGGACCAATATTTAGTGTTGAAAAACAAGAGGTTAAGCTGTACAATGGCCGTCAATCACAACGTGATATTGTTCGACATGTACCAGCTATCGCAGTTTTGCCGTTTGTTGATGCCGATCATATGATGATTGAAAAACAATATCGGGCTACTATTGGTGATTTTATATTAGAGATACCAGCTGGTAAATTGGATGAACGCGATTTGGCTGTACCAGAACACGCTGTTGAACGTGAGCTTAATGAGGAATTGCGTATGACAGCGGGTACGATTGAACGTGTGATGGGCTTTTTTGAGACGGTTGGTTTTTCAGATGCTTACATGCATGTTTATGTGGCACGTGATCTCAAACCTATTCCGCTGAGCAAACAATTACCAAGAGATTTGGGAGAATCCTTGGATCTGATTACAATCTCTTTTGATGAGATGAAAACATTATTTGAATCCGGAAAGATAAATGATCAAAAGACAGTACTCGCATTTTTGTATTGGTCTTATTTAAGAGGTTAGTATGTCAGAGGAACTATCACGTAGAGACGAAAAAAAAGCGCAAAAAAGGCGAGAAAAAGAACGTGCCCAGGTCGAGCGAGCATACGCCAAGGCACACCCTACAGAGATTACTGTTGTTCAACCTGAAACGCGTGAAGAAATGCGTTTAACAAGAAAAGGTCGCTACGAGTTGGGATCCGACGGTAAATTAACGGCCCAAGGGAAATCCAGTCGTCTGACTCATCGATATAACATGGCAATTATTGTATTACTATTATTGATAGTTACCACGTATGCCTATTTCTTTTTAGTGCATTAATCACTTGAATCGATTAACTATGAAAATTTG includes these proteins:
- a CDS encoding glycosyltransferase family 2 protein, translating into MTENNRNYPIEKSDVLSLVVPVHNEEATIQTFYETVSALKNKLTATIHYHFIDDGSTDSTLSILRELAHQDENVHYISFSRNFGKEAGLYAGLQQTTGQYVAVMDVDLQDPPELLPQMLHEVQNGDYDAVGTRRADRAGEAKIRSWFSAQFYVWMNKISETQLVDGARDYRVMTRQMVNAILSMSENQRFSKGIFSWVGFKTKYISFENRERTAGSTSWSFWSLSKYAIEGIVSFSTFPLTIITGLGFVSFIISLMSAAFIVIRALVYNNSVDGWPSMVTIILFIGGIQLLSLGVIGRYIAAIFLESKHRPIYITREEK
- a CDS encoding YqgQ family protein, giving the protein MKNFYDILTFLKSFGVYIHVGKRLWDIEMAALEVDNLHHADVINDKEYATMKLILAHEHHLEEAQPSD
- a CDS encoding sugar transferase; the encoded protein is MKIKPKHKSYLIAKRIIDVVFALLGLIILSPIFLIVFILLKIDSPKSPALFEQRRIGRYGKPFNIYKFRSMVPNAEEILKADTVLYQKYVASGYKLPTKEDPRITKLGSFLRRSTIDELPQFWNMLVGDMSLVGPRPIVAEELKEYGDNIDLFLSVRPGALGLWQASGRSLIEYPERTQIELEYVANAGFFYDISIVFRNVIAIFKSEGAY
- a CDS encoding DUF4422 domain-containing protein, whose protein sequence is MVEKIQILVAAHKQVPMPTQSIYVPTQVGAALSAEHFDGFVQDNTGRNISSKNPYFNELTALYWARYNSDAEVIGLVHYRRFFSFSRQKNSAKILDESTIRALLSQKSVIVPKKRRYWIESSESHYRHAHHGVALDVLREVIATKQPDYLTAYDYNMAQTWAHMFNMFIMPRAEYNDYIDWLFDILFAVEQKIQSDVVDWDAYEKRVYGFLSERLLDVWLEKNHISYIEVPVVFMEKQNWLLKGGKFLARKIGFGRV
- the tagD gene encoding glycerol-3-phosphate cytidylyltransferase produces the protein MRRVITYGTFDMLHYGHINLLKRAKEMGDYLIVALSTDEFNWHAKQKKTYFSYEKRKQLLEAIRYVDLVIPEESWDQKTSDVKLYQVDTFVMGDDWAGQFDFIQEKTDAKVVYLARTPEISTTQIKKDLNTKDLATDHESKIN
- a CDS encoding NUDIX hydrolase produces the protein MAEREQVTNSNIVYEGPIFSVEKQEVKLYNGRQSQRDIVRHVPAIAVLPFVDADHMMIEKQYRATIGDFILEIPAGKLDERDLAVPEHAVERELNEELRMTAGTIERVMGFFETVGFSDAYMHVYVARDLKPIPLSKQLPRDLGESLDLITISFDEMKTLFESGKINDQKTVLAFLYWSYLRG
- the map gene encoding type I methionyl aminopeptidase is translated as MITLKSPREIEAMRQSGAIIAGMHHMLRDLIKPGIDTWEIETKSREYIESHGGVALQVGFEGFKYATTISVNNEVAHGLPRKGLHLKSGDLVKVDTVVGLNGAVSDSAWSYAVGQVSPEIEKLMAVTKKSMYLGIDQAVIGNRIGDIGHAIQQYTEVEHHYGDVRQYIGHGVGPTMHEEPQVPHYGKPGHGIRLREGMVITIEPMINIGGWEVDTDQTEEDGWTVTTTDGSWSAQYEHTLAITKDGPKILTSQDPEFDAQYL
- a CDS encoding NCS2 family permease — its product is MSHFFKLAENKTTIRREIIAGMTTFVSMAYIFFLNPQILGQAGIPQQAVFLAAILVAVFGTLFMGLFANVPFALAPGIGMQAYFTYTIVFGFGFTWQQALAIVFLVGVVDIVITLTHGRRAIVKGIPTELKAAIGGGIGMFVTYIGLKNAGFINFIVDPDNIKTLNNKPFTGKETDSIHAILANGGVTPELAKFNDPAVLLALIGFIILVVLVMRKVPGAFLITLIATTLIGIPMGVTNPHIQPGTSIGSAFGSLGHVFGQALGANGIGALFTDWHHASLAIITIFAMGLTGLFDAIGTLIGIGNQTGIFSQKDTQAFESDNGINSKMDRALVVDTFTTAFAGIAGTSNTTTFIESATGVAAGARTGLANIVTAIGFASMIIFAPFVGVIPTAATSPLLILVGIMMMGEFKKVSWQNLEVAIPAFFTSVFMAFSYSISYGIAAGFLLFIIVKVALGKYKDISPVLLIVSIFFLINFIVLAFM
- the glf gene encoding UDP-galactopyranose mutase, which gives rise to MTNKFNTKNYDYLIVGAGPFGMIFAYEAAKRGKKSLIVEKRPYIAGNMHTHTEHGITVHDFGAHIFHTDNKEVWDYIRQFAEFNGYQNQVVANYKGTLYNLPFNMNTFYQMWGTKTPDEAQAKIAEQKASALKDLGNHEPRNLEEQAISLIGTDIYEKLIKGYTEKQWGRQATELPAFIIKRLPVRFIYDNNYFNHRYQGIPVGGYTQIFERMLAQSEGLVDVMTDTDFFDHKETLLSEFPRVLYTGMIDQFFDYKFGELEYRSLRFEHEVIDSDNYQGNAVINYTDAQTPYTRVMEWRHFDGLANAGKTIITKEYPQEWHREKEAYYPVNDDKNTKIYKQYAQEARQNHPEIIFGGRLGKYRYFDMDQVLNDVLNTVRQEFNISADFNFAHDNVEL
- a CDS encoding glycosyltransferase family 2 protein, with the translated sequence MSDVTVSAVIVTYNRLSLLKKAIPKVLNQRTHALKHLIIINGASNDGTREYLDSLVDKRLIIINLSENIGGAGGFNQGIRQFYERTSDDFVWVMDDDSMPSEDALEKLLAMFEANSLAGWGASKVIWVDGSFSRMNFPGTVTGQRYHIYSGAENWVQIKNATFVSTIFKRALVQQIGLPQKEYFIWGDDMEFTQRAAQQMIGYYVRDSVVVHESQFNAKPGDIVGEKLNERLPRYLYEYRNRILTSRRRHKRSKMLKTLAHSALDFLRTLLLPGVSYRGRKLLIIIKGTYRGLKFNPKIEYLS
- a CDS encoding cold-shock protein encodes the protein MKTGTVKIWQKERGYGYITPDEGGEDVFVHFNGIDMDGFKSLNQGEKVTYQLVQGYKNYQAAQVQPVMKKASEI
- a CDS encoding rhomboid family intramembrane serine protease, with translation MIISFKQQFKQAPITVSILTLTVLIFILELVIGGGQTDDGQLLVVLGAKWGPYIKLHHDYWRLVTPLFLHAGFMHVFTNMLTLWFIGPLVESSFGSRKFLILYLFSGVIGNIFSYLFAPLTVSVGASSALFGLFGGMILYAIQFKDDPRIRSQGTVMIMFVALNLVTGFATTGIDMWGHIGGLVGGMIFTIIVGFYGRSGKYPLMMRITMIFVTIIILILMVISKGGVA
- a CDS encoding ROK family glucokinase is translated as MAKDKLIGVDLGGTTIKFAILTEDGEIQQKWSIKTNIFDQGAHIVPDIIDSINHHLDLYQLDAERIIGIGMGTPGTVNRQTGTVTGAFNLNWKTEQAVKADIEAGTGFTLTIDNDANAAALGEAWRGAGNNDGEVSFITLGTGVGGGLVANGELIHGTAGAGGEVGHVIVEPNGYLCTCGNRGCLEQYTSATGVVHLAQDFAEEYVGSSKLKELISNGEEVTSKIVFDLAKNGDFLANEVVNKVAYYLGYATAAMANILNPSAIVIGGGVAAAGEFLRARVEKNWQMFAFPTVRQSTRVKLAELGNDAGVIGAASLARV